One part of the Sulfolobus tengchongensis genome encodes these proteins:
- a CDS encoding ATP-dependent DNA helicase, producing MEFREWQSKIAEKVIDALRNNFLVILQAPTGSGKTLFALYTSLKVKQKVIFVVRTHNEFFPVYRELSTHFRDKRYAFLVGKSLACVYTSSDVDPQDIYCGGCELFNVADVKINDPPKISLNKLKDESKKLGFCPYYSLLETIKSADVILLTYPYLFMPWLRNSLDINWEDYVIIVDEAHNIENISNMEEKRLNKKIIELAISQAKSQNAKSILERLKENLEKLVYSDDRYILVDNDKLASITLSDDEIDTLTEEYEDIRKDMIKNKSLTKNYLGSVIRFFELLKDEKVRVFSYSNSLVAKYVISSDFINILNDEKISFMLMSGTMQPLNYLRDIIGINRKIVYIDVEKIMRSRLTGTYECLISMDVTTTYSLRSEQMARKYASYLLKIFYNSNKHILAIFPSYEFMHMVSKFLNNIGYLKEDSETSIEDIIDKVKKGKTLIMGIARGKISEGIEIVENGISLISDVAIVGIPYPPIDDYLKLRASEISKVLKKDVSDELIRIQALTAVKQAIGRSIRSPRDKAIVWLLDKRYDSLWWKKELNCLNARKIKL from the coding sequence GTGGAATTCAGAGAGTGGCAAAGCAAAATAGCTGAAAAAGTTATTGATGCATTAAGAAATAATTTTTTAGTTATATTACAAGCTCCTACTGGAAGTGGTAAAACTCTCTTTGCTCTGTACACTTCTCTTAAGGTAAAACAGAAGGTAATATTCGTAGTTAGAACTCATAATGAGTTTTTTCCAGTCTATAGGGAATTGTCAACCCATTTTAGGGACAAGAGGTACGCGTTTTTAGTAGGTAAGTCATTAGCTTGTGTATATACTTCTAGCGACGTAGATCCGCAAGATATTTACTGTGGAGGCTGTGAATTATTTAACGTAGCTGACGTTAAAATAAATGATCCACCCAAAATAAGTTTAAATAAGCTTAAGGATGAGAGTAAAAAGTTAGGTTTTTGTCCATATTACTCACTTCTGGAGACTATAAAAAGCGCAGACGTCATACTACTTACATATCCTTATTTATTCATGCCTTGGCTTAGGAACTCATTAGACATAAACTGGGAAGATTATGTGATTATTGTAGATGAAGCGCATAATATAGAAAACATTTCAAACATGGAAGAGAAAAGATTAAATAAAAAAATAATAGAGTTGGCTATCTCTCAAGCTAAATCACAAAATGCAAAGTCTATCCTAGAGAGACTAAAAGAAAATTTAGAGAAGCTCGTATACTCTGATGATAGATATATACTCGTTGATAATGATAAACTAGCTAGTATAACGTTATCTGATGACGAGATTGACACTTTAACAGAGGAATATGAGGATATCAGGAAAGATATGATAAAAAATAAAAGTTTAACTAAGAATTATTTAGGATCAGTAATAAGATTTTTTGAACTATTGAAAGATGAAAAAGTAAGAGTGTTTTCATATTCAAACTCCTTAGTGGCTAAATATGTCATATCATCCGATTTCATAAATATACTTAATGACGAGAAAATCAGCTTTATGCTAATGTCAGGAACTATGCAACCATTAAATTATCTTAGAGATATTATCGGAATAAATAGGAAAATTGTTTATATAGATGTCGAGAAAATTATGAGAAGTAGATTAACTGGAACATACGAGTGCCTTATATCCATGGACGTAACAACGACATACAGTTTAAGATCAGAACAAATGGCACGTAAATACGCTTCGTACTTATTAAAAATTTTTTATAACTCTAATAAACATATTCTGGCTATCTTTCCCAGTTACGAATTTATGCATATGGTATCCAAGTTCTTAAATAATATAGGATACTTAAAAGAAGACTCAGAGACTAGTATTGAAGATATTATTGATAAGGTGAAAAAAGGAAAGACATTAATTATGGGTATAGCTAGGGGCAAGATATCTGAAGGTATTGAGATAGTTGAAAACGGAATTAGCTTAATCTCTGATGTAGCAATAGTAGGTATTCCATATCCGCCTATTGATGATTATCTAAAGTTAAGAGCAAGTGAGATATCTAAAGTCTTGAAAAAAGATGTTAGTGATGAGTTAATTAGAATACAAGCATTAACTGCAGTTAAACAAGCTATAGGTAGGTCTATCAGAAGCCCAAGGGATAAGGCGATAGTCTGGCTTCTCGATAAAAGATATGACAGTTTGTGGTGGAAGAAAGAGCTTAATTGCTTGAATGCAAGAAAAATTAAGCTGTGA
- a CDS encoding thioredoxin family protein: protein MEVEIFIHKTCVECNMLLEYLENKGLLSKVKIIDTELYPFLAFERGVISTPSVFIDGKLVYAGAVDFDEFEKIISGEKIIKQIDKNNLIEKLMYGIVDSFAATAWLYINRDFDSFMAQKDFVIAVTGLALLNDSEKEEYYNYLRNVMIKEGEKYIEEWKPKMLRNIASNFIRELFWLYEKKISKDVVIQKYPLEVFAHWLMVRGGAVGRVGVRIHSLSNTIIMNRILDAYNFMLENYDELFNKIEKEQTELKAKNRETLRYIRI, encoded by the coding sequence ATGGAAGTGGAGATCTTCATTCATAAGACATGTGTAGAATGTAACATGCTATTGGAATATTTGGAAAACAAAGGGTTATTAAGTAAAGTTAAGATAATAGATACCGAGCTATATCCATTTTTAGCTTTTGAGAGAGGAGTCATATCTACCCCATCAGTTTTCATAGATGGGAAATTAGTTTATGCTGGTGCTGTAGATTTTGACGAGTTTGAAAAAATAATAAGTGGAGAGAAAATAATTAAACAGATAGATAAGAATAACCTAATTGAAAAATTGATGTATGGTATTGTTGATTCATTCGCAGCGACCGCGTGGTTATATATCAACAGAGACTTCGATTCATTTATGGCTCAAAAAGATTTCGTCATTGCGGTAACTGGATTAGCTCTTCTAAATGATAGTGAAAAAGAAGAGTACTATAACTACTTAAGAAATGTGATGATAAAGGAAGGAGAGAAATACATAGAGGAATGGAAGCCAAAGATGTTGAGAAATATCGCCTCTAATTTCATTAGGGAATTATTTTGGTTATATGAAAAGAAAATAAGTAAAGATGTAGTTATTCAAAAGTATCCGTTAGAAGTTTTCGCTCATTGGCTAATGGTACGAGGTGGAGCTGTAGGAAGAGTTGGGGTAAGAATTCATTCGCTCTCCAATACTATAATCATGAACAGAATATTAGATGCCTATAATTTTATGTTAGAAAACTACGATGAACTGTTTAATAAAATTGAAAAAGAACAGACTGAGTTAAAAGCTAAAAATAGAGAAACATTAAGGTACATACGTATTTAA